From Chlamydiota bacterium, a single genomic window includes:
- a CDS encoding DUF1844 domain-containing protein has translation MDREKEKVHEARFLSLLMGIHGSAWVALGKVANPVSGKTEKDLEAARGSIDLLETLQAKTKGNLTRQEERVLANALSTLQLNFVDEAAKEPNDAAGRRDAAPASAAGGAEEAPSPARGETKGEPGKASGEDPAAGAD, from the coding sequence ATGGACAGGGAAAAGGAGAAGGTGCACGAGGCGCGCTTCCTCTCGCTGCTGATGGGCATACACGGCTCCGCGTGGGTGGCGCTGGGCAAGGTGGCGAACCCGGTCTCGGGGAAGACCGAGAAGGACCTCGAGGCCGCGCGGGGCAGCATCGACCTGCTCGAGACCCTGCAGGCGAAGACGAAGGGGAACCTGACGAGGCAGGAGGAGCGGGTGCTCGCCAACGCCCTGAGCACTCTCCAGCTCAACTTTGTCGACGAGGCCGCCAAGGAGCCGAATGACGCCGCGGGGAGGCGGGATGCCGCTCCCGCGTCCGCGGCGGGGGGGGCGGAGGAGGCCCCCTCCCCCGCGCGGGGCGAAACGAAGGGGGAGCCGGGGAAGGCGTCTGGGGAGGACCCTGCGGCGGGCGCGGACTGA
- a CDS encoding AAA family ATPase: MYTNFYNLKERPFNLTPDSHFLYLSPLHREAMGHLLYGIRERKGFILVSGEVGTGKTTLCRALIAEIEKEAEVGFIINSFLSAEELLKNINEDLSCHRGASTRKGLVDELNRYLLSQHEAGRSVVVLIDECQNLALPVLEQLRMLSNLETEKEKLLQIVLVGQPELRDMLAIPALRQLAQRIAVTCHLNPLTPAETARYIRYRLAVAAGDGPPAIRITDAAMRRFYRYSGGIPRRINVVCDRALLVGFVAGRRKITGRIARRAIEELRAHPGPRGAAARRRWMPALPAGAAAAAVAAALVYATRPAPPPLPGPPAGGAGDAKAPLAEAAAEAGGNGADAEGLLGTVLGPVAERLDEEAAPGAPPTPVVSPLEAPAPDDTAPLEEAQPQAASAPIAVPVNPEAEAAARLAALWGRGDTEPPEFGEKRDLHRLAGCFGMQAVACWGGVDFIRRMDLPCILFLRAPRGGRLAAVLSGVRGERAALRMQGGETRLLAEQELEEALCGRAVYFYPAGVTLPGLCAPGMRGPAVGELQRSLAAAGFPPDGEEGGYGAKTTAAVKRFQEDRGLPADGVAGAAEWMLLRSAEAGREVPRLFAGAAEGRGG; the protein is encoded by the coding sequence ATGTACACCAACTTCTACAACCTCAAGGAGCGGCCGTTCAACCTCACCCCCGACTCCCATTTCCTCTACCTGAGTCCGTTGCACCGCGAGGCGATGGGGCACCTCCTCTACGGCATACGGGAGCGCAAAGGATTCATCCTCGTGAGCGGGGAGGTCGGCACCGGCAAGACCACGCTCTGCAGGGCGCTCATCGCGGAGATCGAGAAGGAGGCGGAGGTCGGGTTCATCATCAACAGCTTCCTCTCCGCCGAGGAGCTGCTCAAGAACATCAACGAGGATCTCTCCTGCCACCGCGGGGCGTCAACCCGGAAGGGGCTCGTCGACGAGCTCAACCGGTACCTCCTCTCGCAGCATGAGGCGGGGCGCAGCGTCGTCGTGCTGATCGACGAGTGCCAGAACCTCGCTCTCCCCGTGCTCGAGCAGCTCCGGATGCTCTCCAACCTCGAGACGGAAAAGGAGAAGCTGCTCCAGATCGTCCTGGTGGGACAGCCGGAGCTGCGGGATATGCTCGCGATCCCCGCGCTCAGGCAGCTCGCCCAGAGAATCGCCGTCACCTGCCATCTGAATCCGCTGACACCGGCGGAGACGGCGCGCTACATCCGGTACCGGCTCGCGGTTGCCGCCGGAGACGGGCCGCCCGCCATCCGCATCACCGACGCCGCCATGCGGAGGTTCTACCGCTACTCGGGAGGGATCCCCCGCAGGATCAACGTCGTCTGCGACCGGGCGCTGCTCGTGGGGTTCGTGGCCGGAAGGAGGAAGATCACGGGCCGGATCGCGCGGCGCGCGATCGAGGAGCTCCGGGCCCACCCGGGCCCTCGAGGCGCGGCCGCCCGGCGCCGCTGGATGCCGGCGCTGCCGGCGGGGGCCGCGGCGGCCGCCGTCGCGGCCGCCCTGGTGTACGCGACGCGGCCCGCCCCGCCGCCCCTCCCGGGTCCGCCCGCGGGGGGAGCGGGGGATGCAAAGGCTCCTCTCGCCGAAGCGGCGGCGGAGGCCGGGGGAAACGGGGCGGACGCGGAGGGGCTCCTCGGCACCGTCCTGGGGCCGGTCGCGGAGCGGCTCGACGAGGAGGCGGCGCCGGGTGCGCCCCCGACGCCCGTTGTTTCGCCGCTGGAGGCGCCGGCGCCGGACGACACGGCGCCGCTGGAGGAGGCGCAACCGCAGGCCGCCTCCGCTCCCATCGCCGTTCCCGTGAACCCCGAGGCGGAAGCCGCGGCGCGGCTTGCCGCCCTGTGGGGGCGCGGGGACACTGAACCGCCCGAGTTCGGCGAGAAGCGGGATCTTCACCGCCTCGCCGGATGCTTCGGGATGCAGGCGGTCGCGTGCTGGGGGGGGGTCGATTTCATCCGCCGGATGGACCTCCCCTGCATCCTGTTCCTGCGCGCGCCGCGGGGCGGGCGCCTCGCGGCCGTGCTCTCGGGCGTCAGGGGGGAGCGGGCGGCGCTCCGCATGCAGGGCGGAGAGACGCGGCTGCTCGCCGAGCAGGAGCTCGAGGAGGCGCTCTGCGGGCGGGCGGTCTATTTCTATCCCGCCGGGGTGACCCTCCCCGGTCTCTGCGCGCCGGGGATGCGCGGGCCGGCGGTAGGCGAACTGCAGCGGTCCCTCGCGGCGGCCGGGTTCCCGCCAGACGGGGAGGAGGGCGGCTACGGAGCCAAGACGACCGCCGCCGTGAAGCGGTTCCAGGAGGACCGCGGCCTCCCCGCGGACGGGGTGGCGGGCGCCGCGGAGTGGATGCTGCTCAGGAGCGCGGAGGCAGGCAGGGAGGTGCCGCGGCTCTTCGCCGGCGCCGCGGAGGGGAGGGGCGGATGA